One window of Nicotiana tomentosiformis chromosome 11, ASM39032v3, whole genome shotgun sequence genomic DNA carries:
- the LOC104100309 gene encoding NAC domain-containing protein 21/22-like isoform X2 has protein sequence MSSSSLSMVESKLPPGFRFHPRDEELICDYLMKKVAGSESDQQYPLLIEVDLNKSEPWEIPEVACVGGKEWYFYSQRDRKYATGLRTNRATVSGYWKATGKDRAIMRKGSLVGMRKTLVFYQGRAPKGRKTDWVMHEFRLETTSPHISSLKEDWVLCRVFHKNKELLAVKQGTGSSIYHEHDTISSSYLPPLMDPYITFDQTQPNNININTINMNELYYEQVPCFSIFNPNQTFSSHSHHIPTAGATDAYGGLPADIGTYLNAAATSSSCDNKVIKAVLSHLNIMEGSHNNNNPARNTVNVKAGGSPTSFGEGSSETSFLSEVGLTTMWNNHY, from the exons ATGAGTAGCAGCAGCCTGAGTATGGTGGAATCCAAATTACCACCAGGATTCAGATTCCATCCAAGAGATGAAGAACTTATTTGCGATTACTTAATGAAGAAGGTTGCTGGTTCTGAATCCGACCAACAGTACCCTCTTCTTATCGAAGTTGACCTTAACAAATCCGAGCCTTGGGAGATTCCTG AAGTGGCATGTGTTGGAGGGAAGGAATGGTACTTCTACAGCCAACGTGACAGAAAATACGCGACGGGACTGCGAACAAACAGGGCGACGGTATCGGGATATTGGAAGGCAACCGGAAAAGATAGGGCAATAATGAGAAAAGGAAGCCTTGTGGGAATGAGGAAAACCCTAGTTTTCTACCAAGGCAGAGCTCCTAAAGGAAGAAAAACTGATTGGGTCATGCATGAGTTCCGCCTCGAAACTACTTCCCCTCATATTTCTTCCCTCAAG GAGGATTGGGTGTTATGCCGAGTATTCCACAAGAACAAAGAATTACTTGCTGTCAAACAAGGAACAGGAAGCAGCATCTATCATGAACATGACACGATAAGCTCTTCATATCTACCGCCATTAATGGATCCTTATATCACTTTTGACCAAACACAGCCTAACAATATTAATATTAATACTATTAATATGAATGAATTATACTATGAGCAAGTGCCCTGCTTCTCCATTTTCAACCCTAACCAAACTTTCAGCTCCCACAGCCACCACATCCCCACCGCCGGAGCTACCGATGCGTACGGCGGTTTGCCAGCTGATATTGGAACGTACTTAAATGCAGCTGCAACATCCTCTTCGTGTGACAACAAAGTAATAAAAGCTGTTTTAAGTCATCTGAATATTATGGAAGGTAGTCATAACAACAATAACCCTGCCCGTAATACTGTGAACGTAAAAGCAGGAGGTTCTCCTACAAGCTTTGGGGAAGGAAGTTCTGAAACTAGCTTCTTGTCTGAGGTGGGCTTGACTACAATGTGGAACAATCATTATTGA
- the LOC104100309 gene encoding NAC domain-containing protein 21/22-like isoform X1 produces the protein MSSSSLSMVESKLPPGFRFHPRDEELICDYLMKKVAGSESDQQYPLLIEVDLNKSEPWEIPEVACVGGKEWYFYSQRDRKYATGLRTNRATVSGYWKATGKDRAIMRKGSLVGMRKTLVFYQGRAPKGRKTDWVMHEFRLETTSPHISSLKQEDWVLCRVFHKNKELLAVKQGTGSSIYHEHDTISSSYLPPLMDPYITFDQTQPNNININTINMNELYYEQVPCFSIFNPNQTFSSHSHHIPTAGATDAYGGLPADIGTYLNAAATSSSCDNKVIKAVLSHLNIMEGSHNNNNPARNTVNVKAGGSPTSFGEGSSETSFLSEVGLTTMWNNHY, from the exons ATGAGTAGCAGCAGCCTGAGTATGGTGGAATCCAAATTACCACCAGGATTCAGATTCCATCCAAGAGATGAAGAACTTATTTGCGATTACTTAATGAAGAAGGTTGCTGGTTCTGAATCCGACCAACAGTACCCTCTTCTTATCGAAGTTGACCTTAACAAATCCGAGCCTTGGGAGATTCCTG AAGTGGCATGTGTTGGAGGGAAGGAATGGTACTTCTACAGCCAACGTGACAGAAAATACGCGACGGGACTGCGAACAAACAGGGCGACGGTATCGGGATATTGGAAGGCAACCGGAAAAGATAGGGCAATAATGAGAAAAGGAAGCCTTGTGGGAATGAGGAAAACCCTAGTTTTCTACCAAGGCAGAGCTCCTAAAGGAAGAAAAACTGATTGGGTCATGCATGAGTTCCGCCTCGAAACTACTTCCCCTCATATTTCTTCCCTCAAG CAGGAGGATTGGGTGTTATGCCGAGTATTCCACAAGAACAAAGAATTACTTGCTGTCAAACAAGGAACAGGAAGCAGCATCTATCATGAACATGACACGATAAGCTCTTCATATCTACCGCCATTAATGGATCCTTATATCACTTTTGACCAAACACAGCCTAACAATATTAATATTAATACTATTAATATGAATGAATTATACTATGAGCAAGTGCCCTGCTTCTCCATTTTCAACCCTAACCAAACTTTCAGCTCCCACAGCCACCACATCCCCACCGCCGGAGCTACCGATGCGTACGGCGGTTTGCCAGCTGATATTGGAACGTACTTAAATGCAGCTGCAACATCCTCTTCGTGTGACAACAAAGTAATAAAAGCTGTTTTAAGTCATCTGAATATTATGGAAGGTAGTCATAACAACAATAACCCTGCCCGTAATACTGTGAACGTAAAAGCAGGAGGTTCTCCTACAAGCTTTGGGGAAGGAAGTTCTGAAACTAGCTTCTTGTCTGAGGTGGGCTTGACTACAATGTGGAACAATCATTATTGA